The Calonectris borealis chromosome 28, bCalBor7.hap1.2, whole genome shotgun sequence genome segment CCTGAGCACCGTCAGGCCTGACTATATCTGTTAGTTCCAGCAGTCAGCACTGCTGGAATCCCCATCTCAGCCCAAGTATCTTCCTCAAAACTGAAattcctgtattttaaaagttatcgCTGCATACATCCACAACTAGGGAGATGATCAAAACCCATTTTTACCTCCTGCAATGCTGTGGCTTTGTGTCCCGTGACAAGCCGACACATGATAATGTGTTCCAACAAAATAACTTGGAAGGATGACAAAATAGGACTGCAGTCCAACactgaagagggaaaagaaattcaGTAAGCGAAGTTAAGACGATATTAACATCCTAACCATGCAGCCTCCCCCGCACCTAGCCAGCTTCCTCAATTGCAGGTGGTTCAGCAAGACTTCAATACAAAGGTTCCTCTGTGGAAATACAGAGTGGTGTCTTTGGCTGGACCACCTGGTGTCAGCAGTCAGCATACTGCCCAGAGCTCCCCTTCCGTATGCCACGGGAAGGATGGCAcaggtttaggaaaaaaaaatcccaaaccccaccaaaaccacaaTGCCTGAACTGTCAGGAGCGGAAGTCTGAGCACCAGTTAAGGAAAAACTCCTTGGGAACACAGGCTCATTTTAGAGAATCAAAAGCTTGGATAACCAAATGCACGGACAATCAGAAAGGCCCCCTGAAAACGCATGTATCTACAGCCCCATTTACTGAGTTACaataaaaccccccaaaactggATTTCTGTATTCAAAGTAACTACCCAGTTTTAAAAGAGCGAAGTTCTGAGATGCAGCAGAAACAGAGTGACAGCAGGCTGTCCCAGTGAGCTAAATGAggttgctgtggttttgtttgtgggttttttttttttaatttaaattagcaACAAGTAATGGAATCTTGCAGCATCAGCTAAATTATAATCCTTATCCTTACTTTTTAGCTTCTCTAGCTGCATGAGTGCTTTGTCTGTGTACTTCTGAGCTTTCTCCAGGTACCCTGCTTGCATGGAATGCATCACTGTCACCTGccagaaaacacaggaaagattACAAAAAATTATCTTTGCAAAGAGGAGAGGTCTGGGATTTCACACAACTCCTCAGTTACCggctttttaaactaaattttaacACAATTCAGGAGTATAATCATATTCAAGAAGCGGGGTAACCAGTTTCAGGCATCTGAAGTCAAGATTGTCACTCTGTTGGTAAAAATAAGCCAACGTAGCTCTACTTCATATGAGTTAATTTGATTCTATTTGGCTTGGATATTAATAAAGTTACATTCCAGTTTCCAGACTTCTTGCACAGTCTCTTCAAACACTGACATCACTGAAAGCAATAGTCTCACAGATGCTGTGGCAGAATTAAACTGTCAGTATAACGTAAAGCAGCATATGGTCTGCAGAATCTATCACTGCCGGCTCCAAGCAATTTTTAACCAATTCCTCATTAATTAGCAATATACATTAAGTAAAAAAGAGCTTCTCACCAAGTAAACAAGCACACACATGTGTTCCTTGGGCAACCAGTGAAAGAGATCAGCGGGGTTGCTGGGCAGGATTTCGTCATCGTGCAGCGTGGAGATGGTCTGGATGCACTGCTGAAGCTGTTTCAGGCATGGCTTCACACTTTTCACCTGCGAAAGATGATTCACATCAGACATagctgctgcagcccagatgCCCGAAAATTTACTTAGTTGGAAAAACTTGCCAGGCAATAAATAATCTCCACATTCAGGAAATTAGTTCATGCATAAATCACAACACCAGCACGACAGAACAGTGACTACTTTAGGCCCATTCCAGGATTAACAACAATCAGCACTTCATATTTGCATATACAACCAACAGACgctcaaaatgtttttcaaaattatacACAAAGCCCATTATCTCCACCAACATGATATGGAAGCAAGAGTGGCCGCCATGGTTAGAAGCGTACCACAGTAAACCTTTCCTTGGGGAAGAAGAAATGAATGTAATTTCTTCACTCCTCATTTCATTTCTGATTAAAATCTATAGAAATTATGTTTCGTTAACAAAAAAGCACGgcgcagcaaaaaaaaaatccaccagaaTCATTTCAGTGTAATCATTAGCTACTTTTGAGGCAGCACTCTTTTCCCCCAGCTCTCACATGGGAACTACAAGAGGCACAACTCGCACGTACCTGCCCAGCATCCAGGTAATGCGTGACCTGCAGGACCAGGAAGAAGACGCGTAACGACTCTTTCTGGATGGGGTTTCCTTGCCAGTTTTCAACTATCTGCCCGCAAAGGGTAAGGAGAGGGTGCACCTCCTGCAGCTTTCGTTCCATTAGAAGGAGctacaattttaaataaaaattcattatttttgtgcTAAACAGTTTAAACACTCAGAGGACCACAGTAGAGCCCCAGGTACGTTGatctattatttaaaacaaaaacagactCAAAGACATCTTATTGCAAGAGCACCAGCCTTTTCACACGACCAGATTTTTCATCTCTAATTACAAGAGCTCCAGTGACACTTTGCAGTTAtcctttctcttccagaaaattatttatcataattaataaaggagaaaaaaagccaaacctaTTCACAAGAATTTCACAAGAATCCTGCAGACTTAAGGCTTATTCCAGACATATTTTAATACTGTGCTTGCTCACatgaataaaacaatatataaAGCACAGATAAGCATGGAAGATACCTTAAAACAAATAACCTACGTTCAGGCAGGTTACATTCAATTGCTCCGTAACTTGCATTATACAAGTTAAACAaggaaatagtttattttaaaagtacatccAACTTACCATCCCCTTGCTTAGCAGAAACAGtgctctgaaatgaaacaaaattatgtCATACTCAAAAAAGTTACCCAAACCACAACTGTATataaaaaccctgaaaaaaaaaaatctgccattcTCCTCCTCAAAGACAATAGACAAAATAGTATTAAGGAACCTGCCacagaaagcacatttaaaaGCTAGATGGAACAGTCCACTCATAGCACCAGGAATCAAAATCCCAGCCTCTCAGGTTTGTATCTAAGCTTTGGACAGTTCCAGTTACAATAGTCTCTAAGGCCAAAACAGGCTACTGGGAAAACTTGCTGATAAAGACAATAAACAAAATTCATTTTGAGAAAAGACTCTCCAGAGTCTTAGTGGACATTAttggttttaatagaaaaaggaaagagctgcAGAAACTCTCAGATCTAAGAGAACACTCAGAAATATTGGTTTGCCTGTAAAACCCATGTAGCAATCACATCTCTAAATAAAACTAGAATATCTCTAAATAAAACGTAGAGGAAACCAGGGTATTTTctgtgggaagggaaaaaggTCTAGGGAACTCACCTGGTATACTCTGATCCTACAACTCGAGCATATTCTGCTCCAACTCCAAGAAGGTCACACGCAGATACTAAGTCTTTTTCAAGTGTATGTagttgctgaaataaaaaaaaaaaggccataagAGATCAGCATTTTCTTTGTGAACCTAATTAgcaattttctaaaatgtaattaCTCCTGTGCTTCCACATGACAAGTGCTAAACTGGTACTTGTTAAATGTATCATCTGATTTTAGACTCATTTTCCAGGAACACCTGGCATTCTCAAAAGAAAAGTCtgtaacatttcaaagaaaatttctcAGCCCAGCTTCATACCACGCAAAGCTGTTATAATTCATTAAGATCATGTGCAGATCAGATCCCAACAGCTCCAATGTAACTGTGGACCGTTACATTGGAGTAACTGGAACAACAGAGTGTGTTTTCCagccagaagagcagcaaaagTCCGCGAGGTATGCTTCAGGTGACGGGGAGAGGATGATGCAGCCACCGGATCACCTCTCGCTCCCTCCCGCCTGCCGACTTTTGCACCTTCTCCAAACTGAGGTAGAAAGCCACAGAGTTGTAGAAGAACAGGCACCAAGGCAATGAGACACACAGGCCTCTGTGGTCAAGCAAAAGCCAGAAAGGAAATACCACACCGAAGAGAAATCAGCAAAGAATGTCAAGCTTCGAGGAAGGATCCTATTCAGAGGGAGGCACCGAGAAAAACGCTTAAGCTTCTTGTGAGTACTCAGGCATTAACTCGTTGCAAAGTAAACATTTGTCCTTTAATCGATAGGAAAGTAAGGCTCTCCACAATTCACTGTTCCTAAACTACACAAAGGAGCTTGGCAATTCCTTTTAAACGAAGCTGGTCTGCTTGTTTAAGCTCATCAGGATGGGGGAAAAGACAAGTACAGGTGACTATTAAGACAGTCTTCAAAGATAAAATTGCTTCCTAACTAGCTCTCTGCTGTGGAGCACCTGTAAAGAGCAATTAAGTCCCTCAACTCTCACGTTAAACACCTCGAGGCTCTTTAGGAGCAGAGAAGAGGCATAACCTGGAAAAACAGGGGAAGTTCTTCAGCAATAACCTGCTCTTCCCACCGATCAGTTAACTTTCTGGATATGCTCCCCACCGAATGCATTGGACCACTCAGGAAAATGAGCACTTCCAGAGTAGTTACACAGATGAAGACTGTAACAAACGTTAAACACTGCAAATTCCAACACGCGCCAGTTTATTCCTAGAAGCAAAGACGGCCCAACCTGTGCAGCTGAAGCCACGCTTAGAGCATATTACAGAACAAGAAGAGTAACACTGCTTGGAGGCCTTTGCACCAGCTGCTTTTCCCACCCCAGTTCTGCTCTGTGTGCTAATTAGGTTGAAAATAATCAAACAAACACTTCAGGTTGGCAAGCTCCAATTCCAACAGGCTTTATGAGAACGTTTGCCCTTACTGCAAGCCATAAGGTGGATTTTATTTTGCTCCACCTCTAAAGTTGTGTGTTACTAGTGCCCACAGGATGATCCTTGCTGCTTTCTTCCCTAAAAAGTGGGCCTGGATCCAATCCATAGTCTACCAATGTGTCATTACTTTATAGCATgaacttttcttctcttgtttctcCATTAGCAgcagtgatggggggggggggggaaggcgtcCAAGCTCTTTTTAAGAAgaatacagatatttttctagGCACTTTTTCCAATCCCAGTGCTACAATAACATAGCTATCAATATAAATCACTTACTGCAAGTTGAAAAAGCAATCTACAGTGCCAGTACGGAGTCTGCTGTGAAATCTGAATGGCTTTGCGTAACAGAGGTTTTGCTGTATCCACTgaattctgaaacagaaacatgcACCCTAGTCAACATAAAAACCAGGCTACTGGGAAGTTCATCACTAACAATAACAACTTTTGAACTAGTTGTGTTCTGTGTTGACCCCCATTAAAGTCTTGTAGGTCAGGAACCCTAAAacatgaaaagcaacaaaaccaagtACTTAACACGCAGGCCCACACATCTACACTTGACTCAAAGTTCCTCCTAAAGTATTAGCTATTTAACTCCTTTGGCCACTATTCTAATATCCACTTTTTCCCTGCATGTGAGAGAAAAGGCAAACATTTGCTTTAGAGAAAGTAAAGACCGGTTCAGGCCTTTTCcggagaaaaagaataaaaatagcctAGGAACacaacaaaagcctgaggaaaacCATctacttccctccctcctcccaaatTAGCCTGTCTTTGTCTAAATGAGGGCTAAAGAAATACTTTGGCCAAGTAAACTTCCTTTTTGTGAATGTGGAAGACCTGCATTGCAATTCCAGCAGCAACTTTCACAATAAGAAAGACCAAAAGTCTTTCAGGCTTACACTTTAGTGCTCTCTATTTACGCTACAGCTGACCTCTAAAAATTTCATAAATCCTATTATTAATAGCGATATACTACTCCAAGACCAGAGACACTCAAATTaaaggcagccctgcagccccaggacgACCGACAATTTCTGAAGTAGTCTCAGCGCACTCACCTCCTGACAGTACAGCTCGGACAGAAGGCTGGCTGCCTCAAACTTAACATCTTCAAACTGGGGAATCTAGCAGCATCAGAGTTAAGTAAATATTAAACACGGACTGGAACACAGCAACACTCCAACACCCAAAAAACCCTTTACAGAACATACAGGTTAGGAAAGCGGCCCATAACCACagaagaagattaaaaatacCAGCTaaatccccatccccagggccagGCTCTCTCTGTGGAGGTGTTTTGTTATCGGAGCCCTCGCTGCAGGAGCGAGGTGGCCGGGCAGCGACGCTCCCCGCCCGGGCGGCCAGGAAAAGGATACTTGCTGGGATATCAACCACTGCAAGAGAAGACAGGGGGTTAGTCTGCGACCACCACAGGCCTGCCCCGCTgacagggccccccccccccctcccagccgcCCCCCCGGGGCTCACCGCCTTCTCCAGGTGCCCGCGGGCCTGGTCGCCGTTGCGGGTGTGGTGGTAGAGGACGGAGCCGAGCTGGAGGTGGGTGCGGGCCTCCATGCGGGCCGGGGGCTTGCGGGGCAGCACGGCCTGCAGGCAGTGCACGCAGAGCCGCACCTTGGGCGGGCTCGACGTGCGGAAGTGCTCGGCCAGGCCCAGCAGCGCCAGGTACCACGACTCCCctccggccgcgccgccgcccgacCCCGACCCCGGTGcgggcccagcgccgccgccgccgccacctcctccgcctcctcctccgccgccggcccccccgccgccgccgccgcctccgccgcccgcctccccggAACCCGCCGCGCCACCCGCCGCCGGCTGCGACTGCTGCTGAGGCGGCGGTTGCTGCTgaggggccgcgccggccgcCGAGCCCGACgcgcccgccgccaccgccgccatCTCAGGGCCGCCGCGACAACacgggcgggaggggaggggaggggcgggggcgagGAGCGGCGCGCGGGGGCCGACGGGATATGGagtccgccccgccgccgcccgcgcagGACGCTGGGAGGTGTCTGCGCGCCTGAGGCGCTGATGGGAAATGGCGGGGCGCGCGCTGCCTTATGGGAGTTGTAGTCCgtccggccgctgccgccggacTGTGTCGGGGGGCTGGGGAAGCAGCGTGGCGGCGGCAACCCCCCGCAGCGAGCCGGTTCAGCCCTCTGAGCGGCCTCGCTGCCGCGGCAGGCGCGGGGAGGGAGGCGGAGACCTCCGCGGAACTACATCTCCCAGAGGCCTTTGCGGCAGAGCCGGCTGGTGCCGCCCGCCCCTCCAGCCGCGGTGCATCGTGGGACGGGAGCTCCAAAATGGACAACCCCAGGGATGCGCCAGGTACGGCCGGTcccgccgggcccccggcccccgccccgccgcccccggcccgccgccccccctccccggccctgcGGCCTGGCAGCCGGCTGCAGtgtgggggtggcggcggcggcgcaccGGGCTCGGGGGCCTCCTCGCCGTTGCGTGGGCAGCGACCCGCCCGCGGAGAGGAGACGCCGGTGGGAGTCGGGGGGTGCCCGCGGCAGGGCCGTGGCATCGTCCCCCCGGTCGGCGCGGTGGTTTGGGGAGGCCCCGAACGCCGCAGCGTTAAttttcaccccccccccctcccttttcccatAGGGAAAGCGAGCCGGTGGTTTGGGGTCGCGCAGTCTAAATCGGCCAAGACGAACGTGAATATTCTTCACCAAGAGGAGTTGATAgcgcagaaaaagagagaaattgaggccaggctggagcagcAAGCGAGACAGAATTACCTGAGCATACAACAGCTACCTCTGTTTGGAGAGTACGTGTGAATTACGGTGCTTTTAGATGGGAGCTTCGCTGACAGAAAACGGGCGTGTTTGTCAAGTGGAACTGAAGAGACGAGCTTTACAAAGCTCTTGCACTTGGAGGCAAACACTGAGAAAGTTGAAACTGATAATGGAGTAATTAAAGGTTGGAATAGGATACTTGCACTTTAATTGACCTAGTCAGATTTTTCAGATACTAGTGTGAATAGATATGTGCTAACAGCAATCATATATTTTCAAGAGTATTATTGCACTTTCCTTCTGCCTCCTATTTGTTACCTTTCTTATAATCGCGACTCGTAAGAGTTAGCACAATTCTCCATTTAAATGTTTGCCCGGGGTTCTTGGAAGCAGGGTAGCATAACAGAGCAAGTAGAAATCCTGTTTCAGCGGAGTAGTAAACGAGCCAGGTGGAGAGCTTCGGTAAATGCTGTGAGCAGCAAGCTGCATGGTTcttgtgcttttgaaaagctgGGTGTGTTTTCAACATTAGATGAGAGAGATTAGTAGTTATTAGCATTTGTCTTGTTGTCTGTTCAAAATAAATGCGTGtgaagggggctggggaggatgaTGAGTACCATCacctacttttctttttctattcagaGATGATGGTACTGACAACGAAGCCTGTGTTTCCAACAAGTTTGTTAATGATGGCAGTTTCCTCCAGCAGTTTCTCAAGCTGCAGAAGGAAAAGTCAAGTACTGGTAGGTCGACTTCTGAGCTACAGGAGGCCTTCCTTCTCCTGGTGATACCAGCTTTGTGTGAGCTGCCTCCATGTATGTTCACTTTAGAAACCCTGCTATGAGCTGTTACCGGTACGAGTAAGTTCTAAAGCAATGATGACCCCTTTAAATTTGGATTAAAGTCTTTCTTGAGATGCGATAGGGAGGCTTGCCCTCTTTCCCTCTATAGGTGCTGTAAAACAAGCATCCATCTCTCTTCTAGCTTGAATCTCCCTTTGTAAAAATATCACAGCTTTAACTTCATTATGCAGCTTTTACCAGTCAGTGTCTTTAACTTACGCTGAAAATAATGGCCTATTGCAGCTGTACTGCTGCCTGAGTTGTTATTTGTAACCTTCTGAGATTAAAACAGTAAGGATGCGCAGGAATTATTTTCCCCTCATTCTTTTCTAAGAACCTCCCCCAAGTTCTACTAATAACTCGGCAAACACTTCTGCATCAAATGTTGGGAAGAAACCTATGCTGTTTGGGAAGCGCCCCGGTCAGGTCCTGAGCAGCATGCTGCACCAAGCGAAGAACTACTCCCATTCCAAACAGACCCCAGTCGTTAACCGCCTCAGTGTGTTTCAGTCGCCagatgaagatgaggaggaagatTATGAGCAGTGGTTGGAAATTAAAGGTAAATGACATCTTGTACTGCGTTGCTTGTTTTGGGGTGCAGGTCCACTTCCCCTAGTGATAGGAGAATCTTCTCCCCAGTAGAGGGTTGGTTCTTTTTTCTTACGCTGTGAATTGATATTCTTAGCACAGTTCCTGCGTGCAGACTTCTGCATCATGAAATACAAATGGCACCAGTTAATGCTGGTGGACTCCAGCTGGTGGACTTCAGCAGAAATGCTGTTAGATACTACTTACCCAGCCTGAACTCGGGAGATGGGTCGCTCGCCATAGTTAGGCCGGGTCTGTTTTGTGCCTAGTAGATTTTTCTCTGAGTTATCAAGGCAAGCGCTTGACCAGTCTCTAAGCCTCTGTGAAAAATAATGTGTAGAGAAGAAATATGTTCTACTTTTAATGGAGCTTGATTGTTTGCTAACGGTAATAATTCTGCTTTTGTACCATTGAAATCTGTTATGGCTAGTGCTGAGTTCTCTAGAACATATATAGATACAATGCTtgtatttaaaatggaattttaggttttttaaatgatagaaaatgaaaagtcctcGGTTTGGGTGTGGCTGCATAGGGGGAAAAATTGTATGTGTTAATAAATAAGATTACATGTAAGGCATGGAACTATGACCAGGTAAAATCAAAGTTCCTGCCTCTTCAAATACTCATTAGAAAATCTTACCTCTAGGTCCTGACTGCTTTAAGTAGGATAAAAAACCAATGAATGAAGAATATTGCAGCACTTAAATAACCAAGTTTCTCTGGATAACCTAGGCTAAGAGGCCAGAAGGCAGATTTGCTTAGTAATCTGAATTTCATGCGTGCGTATTAATCAAGTATAAAATTAGATTGGAGTTGCTAAATAAGTCACACTCAGCTTTGTgtcataatttatttcattatatatttacaaaaacatGTCTAGCTATTTCTGGTGGGATTTATAAAAGCATAATCTTGGCAAGTCTGAACTTAAGCGTGAAGTGCACTGCAGGAGTGTGAGAAATGGCCACTGGCTGCAGAGAGCAAACACGGAGTACGGACCCTTAATTTAAAGATCGTGGGTTCCAATCTAGTCTAGATCAGTGTGGACAGCTCTGCTCCTGTGTGCTCTTTGTTCAGCGCCTTACCCAAAATATTGTTGTCTAGACAAATGGCTGTGTTTAGTTCCCGTTGGATGTGTCCTGCATCAGCTCTGTAATCACTGTCAGTGTTAGTGGGTTCCTTTCTTGGCAGAGAAGCCAAAATACAGTTTCTTGGAGACTGAGCTCTCCTCTTATCTCTGGTGGGATTCCCTCCAAGTGAGGGTTGAGACATGGGCATATGCCAGTAGGAAGAACTATGTGCTCTGGCTGCACAATCTGTCTCTGCTATCTTTGTACAGAGCGATGTCTTGGGAACTGGAATCTGTAATCTTTAGCAA includes the following:
- the MAU2 gene encoding MAU2 chromatid cohesion factor homolog is translated as MAAVAAGASGSAAGAAPQQQPPPQQQSQPAAGGAAGSGEAGGGGGGGGGGAGGGGGGGGGGGGGGAGPAPGSGSGGGAAGGESWYLALLGLAEHFRTSSPPKVRLCVHCLQAVLPRKPPARMEARTHLQLGSVLYHHTRNGDQARGHLEKAWLISQQIPQFEDVKFEAASLLSELYCQENSVDTAKPLLRKAIQISQQTPYWHCRLLFQLAQLHTLEKDLVSACDLLGVGAEYARVVGSEYTRALFLLSKGMLLLMERKLQEVHPLLTLCGQIVENWQGNPIQKESLRVFFLVLQVTHYLDAGQVKSVKPCLKQLQQCIQTISTLHDDEILPSNPADLFHWLPKEHMCVLVYLVTVMHSMQAGYLEKAQKYTDKALMQLEKLKMLDCSPILSSFQVILLEHIIMCRLVTGHKATALQEISQVCQLCQQSPRLFSNHAAQLHTLLGLYCISVNCMDNAEAQFTTALRLTTHQELWAFIVTNLASVYIREGNRHQELYSLLERINPDHNFPVSSHCLRAAAFYIRGLFSFFQGRYNEAKRFLRETLKMSNAEDLNRLTACSLVLLGHIFYVLGNHRESNNMVVPAMQLASKIPDMSVQLWSSALLRDLNKACGNAMDAHEAAQMHQNFSQQLLQDHIEACSLPEHNLITWTDGPPPVQFQAQNGPTTSLASLL